A region from the Bacillus sp. Marseille-P3661 genome encodes:
- a CDS encoding DoxX family protein, which produces MMDFGLLLIRVIIGVLFIGHGAQKLFGWFGGHGLKGTGSWFESIGMKPGITMALFAGLAELIGGGLFALGLLTPLAGIMIAGTMVMAIVKVHAPNGLWATANGYEYNLTLLAVAIGIALIGPGQYALDAFLF; this is translated from the coding sequence ATGATGGATTTTGGTTTACTATTAATTAGAGTAATAATTGGTGTTTTATTCATTGGACATGGTGCTCAAAAATTGTTTGGATGGTTCGGGGGTCATGGATTAAAAGGAACAGGAAGCTGGTTTGAATCCATTGGCATGAAACCAGGAATAACCATGGCACTTTTTGCTGGATTAGCAGAGCTTATTGGAGGAGGTTTGTTTGCTTTAGGACTTTTAACGCCACTTGCTGGAATTATGATTGCTGGAACGATGGTAATGGCTATCGTTAAGGTGCATGCACCAAATGGATTATGGGCAACAGCAAATGGATATGAATATAATTTAACCTTGCTTGCAGTAGCTATTGGAATAGCTTTAATTGGTCCTGGTCAATATGCTTTAGATGCATTTTTATTTTAA
- a CDS encoding flavin reductase family protein — MLSIDPTMKTERENYKFLIGSIIPRPIAFVTTLSEDGVLNGAPFSYFNIVSSNPPMISLSIQRSEGRQKDTAKNILNKRDFVVHVVDEQNVEKINKTAASLSSNQSKIELAKLTPIKSKIISVPGVKEAKIRMECTLEHYLELGGYGSPGCDFIIGKVVQYYIDSDIYENGRIDPKGLAAVSRLAGTNYAKIGEMFSIDRPN; from the coding sequence TTGCTTTCAATTGACCCTACTATGAAGACGGAAAGAGAGAATTATAAATTTCTAATCGGAAGTATTATCCCGAGACCTATTGCTTTTGTAACAACATTGTCTGAAGATGGTGTATTAAATGGTGCACCGTTTAGTTATTTTAATATTGTTTCTTCTAATCCCCCAATGATTTCTTTATCAATCCAACGGTCTGAAGGGAGACAGAAGGATACGGCTAAAAACATTTTGAATAAAAGAGATTTTGTAGTCCATGTTGTTGATGAACAAAATGTCGAAAAGATAAATAAAACAGCTGCAAGCCTTTCTTCAAACCAAAGTAAGATTGAGTTGGCAAAATTAACTCCGATTAAAAGTAAGATAATTTCAGTTCCAGGAGTTAAAGAAGCGAAAATTCGAATGGAATGTACATTAGAACATTACTTGGAGTTAGGTGGATATGGCTCACCTGGATGTGATTTTATTATCGGCAAAGTCGTTCAATATTATATTGATAGTGATATTTATGAAAATGGAAGAATCGACCCAAAGGGACTCGCTGCGGTAAGCCGATTAGCTGGAACTAACTATGCCAAAATCGGCGAGATGTTTTCTATAGACCGACCGAATTAA
- a CDS encoding DUF3888 domain-containing protein produces the protein MKKLVILFLIFTGTFLPVQLVKANVQMKWEDVAFMQINRTSGGTRTFNENDGIEAAVIQKVIEWINTASSEKETSEIVYKKTPIALLNIKMKNGDVAIVKPAYDCHVQNQTKFCTLADGDVILTQNNQTYRLRSVEFFDWLLSGWKHERTTPPQDTEEMMVHDIVMLLLGPEIDKAVSNYYAEYLTYSPSVYPYQVEIINVERPGGFRTFHFLITLEITPVVGPHISVGKDRLTFEIAPTIIPNQIKLKKYEHLETHELPPHWQDIIKQKT, from the coding sequence ATGAAAAAGTTAGTCATATTATTCCTAATTTTCACAGGAACTTTTCTGCCCGTTCAACTTGTAAAGGCAAATGTCCAAATGAAATGGGAGGATGTTGCTTTTATGCAAATAAACCGCACTTCAGGAGGAACACGCACTTTCAATGAAAATGATGGTATTGAAGCAGCCGTGATTCAAAAGGTGATTGAATGGATTAACACAGCAAGTTCTGAAAAAGAAACATCAGAAATAGTTTATAAAAAAACTCCAATTGCCCTATTAAATATTAAAATGAAAAACGGTGACGTTGCTATAGTAAAACCTGCCTATGACTGCCATGTTCAAAATCAAACAAAATTTTGTACACTGGCAGATGGTGATGTTATCCTTACCCAAAATAATCAAACGTATCGATTGAGATCAGTTGAGTTTTTCGATTGGCTCCTGTCAGGATGGAAACACGAAAGAACAACGCCACCTCAAGATACGGAAGAAATGATGGTCCATGATATAGTAATGCTTTTATTAGGTCCAGAAATAGATAAGGCGGTGAGCAATTATTATGCTGAATATTTAACTTATTCGCCATCGGTCTATCCTTACCAAGTTGAAATCATAAATGTAGAAAGACCTGGTGGGTTCCGCACCTTTCATTTTTTAATCACATTAGAAATTACACCAGTGGTTGGACCACATATTTCTGTGGGAAAAGACAGATTGACTTTTGAAATTGCTCCAACAATAATTCCTAATCAAATTAAGTTAAAGAAATATGAACATCTTGAAACACATGAACTTCCTCCACATTGGCAGGACATTATAAAACAAAAAACCTAG
- a CDS encoding ring-cleaving dioxygenase has product MLKTAGIHHITAMVNDAQRNINFYAGVLGLRLIKKTINFDRPEVYHLYFGNESGEPGTVITFFPWAKQLKGRIGMGQVGVTSYVIPIGSTEFWENRLNQFGIEYKSANRFGEKFLTFKDPDGLELELVEREEGPINTWNFGGIQSKNAIKGFGGATLISAQPHQTADILENILGLKCIGDGEGFLRLISKAPLGNTIDIKLTPSVRGLMGAGTVHHIAWRAKDEEELHRWRELLMEKGYYPTEIKNRNYFKAIYFHEKGGILFEIATDPPGFIVDEPIDELGEKLMLPSWLESKREELLETLPNIEVRALEGDK; this is encoded by the coding sequence TTGCTTAAAACGGCAGGGATTCATCATATAACAGCAATGGTAAACGATGCACAAAGAAATATTAATTTTTATGCCGGTGTGCTTGGATTAAGGCTAATAAAGAAAACAATCAATTTTGATCGTCCAGAAGTCTATCATCTTTATTTTGGAAATGAATCTGGTGAGCCAGGAACAGTGATAACGTTCTTTCCATGGGCTAAACAGTTAAAAGGACGTATAGGTATGGGACAGGTTGGTGTGACTAGTTACGTGATCCCTATTGGTTCAACTGAATTTTGGGAAAATCGTTTAAATCAATTTGGGATCGAATACAAATCAGCTAATCGTTTCGGAGAAAAATTTTTGACATTTAAGGATCCAGACGGTCTTGAACTAGAACTGGTAGAGAGAGAAGAAGGACCCATCAATACTTGGAACTTTGGAGGTATTCAGTCAAAGAATGCCATAAAAGGATTTGGTGGAGCTACTTTAATATCAGCCCAGCCACATCAAACTGCAGATATACTTGAAAATATTTTAGGTCTGAAATGTATTGGAGATGGAGAGGGATTTCTTCGATTGATATCGAAGGCTCCACTTGGAAATACGATTGATATAAAGTTAACTCCATCTGTTCGAGGATTAATGGGGGCTGGAACTGTTCATCATATTGCCTGGAGAGCCAAGGATGAAGAGGAGCTTCATAGATGGAGAGAGCTACTGATGGAAAAAGGATATTATCCAACGGAAATCAAGAATCGAAATTATTTCAAAGCGATTTATTTTCATGAAAAAGGGGGAATACTCTTTGAAATTGCAACAGACCCACCAGGGTTTATTGTGGATGAACCAATCGATGAACTTGGTGAAAAGCTCATGTTGCCTTCATGGTTAGAATCAAAAAGAGAAGAATTATTGGAAACATTACCCAATATTGAAGTTCGTGCTTTGGAGGGAGATAAATGA
- a CDS encoding LLM class flavin-dependent oxidoreductase, which yields MTINRPTKSIKDISFSVLDLASIVQGGTPSQSFQHSIELAQLTEKLGYKRYWLAEHHNMPGIASSATSLVIGHVAAHTSTIRVGSGGIMLPNHSPLVIAEQFGTLEAMFPGRIDLGLGRAPGTDQRTAHALRGANYTNGDDFPEQLEQLQAYFQGSGPVRAIPGEGANIPIWLLGSSGFSARLSAQLGMPFAFASHFSPENTLPALKLYYENFQPSEEYKEPYAMVAVNVIAADTDVEAELLATSIKQSFLNMIRNTPTQLLPPVKNLDELMSPYEKAVLEKQLGSTIIGSPINVKRKLQSFLDETKADEIMVSTMVYDHNARLHSHQLVAEIMGL from the coding sequence ATGACAATAAATAGACCGACAAAATCCATAAAAGATATATCCTTTTCCGTCCTTGACCTTGCATCCATTGTGCAAGGGGGGACGCCTAGTCAATCCTTCCAACATTCGATAGAGTTAGCACAGTTAACGGAAAAACTAGGCTATAAACGGTACTGGTTAGCGGAGCACCATAATATGCCTGGCATAGCAAGCTCTGCAACATCCTTAGTAATCGGCCATGTAGCCGCGCATACTTCTACTATTCGTGTAGGATCCGGTGGAATCATGCTTCCAAACCATTCGCCACTGGTTATCGCGGAGCAATTCGGAACACTCGAAGCAATGTTTCCAGGCCGAATTGATTTAGGATTAGGGCGTGCACCGGGAACGGACCAACGAACAGCCCATGCCCTTCGTGGGGCAAACTACACCAATGGCGATGATTTTCCAGAACAATTAGAGCAACTGCAAGCCTATTTTCAAGGTTCTGGACCGGTACGAGCAATCCCTGGTGAAGGAGCAAATATCCCTATTTGGTTGTTAGGTTCAAGTGGGTTTAGTGCAAGGTTATCGGCACAACTCGGGATGCCGTTTGCTTTCGCCAGTCATTTTTCACCTGAAAACACATTACCAGCCCTGAAATTGTATTACGAGAACTTCCAACCATCTGAGGAATATAAAGAGCCTTACGCAATGGTAGCAGTAAACGTTATCGCGGCAGATACGGATGTGGAAGCCGAATTGCTCGCCACTTCCATCAAACAAAGTTTCCTAAACATGATAAGGAATACGCCAACACAGTTGCTACCACCAGTAAAGAATTTAGACGAGCTCATGAGCCCATATGAAAAGGCAGTTTTAGAAAAACAATTAGGTTCCACTATCATCGGAAGTCCTATCAACGTAAAGAGAAAGCTGCAATCCTTCTTAGATGAGACAAAGGCAGATGAGATAATGGTAAGCACAATGGTCTATGATCACAACGCCCGACTCCACTCACACCAACTCGTGGCTGAAATAATGGGGTTATAG
- a CDS encoding ring-cleaving dioxygenase, translating to MSKKTMGIHHITAIVGHPQENVDFYAGVLGLRLVKKTVNFDDPGTYHLYFGDEGGKPGTIITFFPWADAYQGKIGDGQVGVTSYVVPKGAMKFWEQRLENFNVSYTKMERFGEQYLEFDDPHGLHLEIVEREEGEVNSWAYSGVTPEVAIKGFGGATLLSTQPNKTADLLEHVMGLEPVGKEGDFIRFRSSADIGNIIDLKLTPNGRGQMGVGTVHHIAWRAVDDQDHLDWQKYVAENGYDVTPVQDRNYFNAIYFREHGEILFEIATDPPGFAHDESVQTMGEQLMLPIRYEQYRKQLERRLIPIQVRELD from the coding sequence ATGAGTAAGAAAACAATGGGAATTCACCACATTACAGCAATCGTAGGACATCCACAGGAAAATGTTGATTTTTACGCAGGTGTTTTAGGTTTGCGTTTAGTGAAAAAAACAGTAAATTTTGATGATCCAGGAACATATCATTTATATTTTGGTGATGAAGGTGGAAAACCAGGAACAATTATTACGTTCTTTCCATGGGCTGATGCGTATCAAGGAAAAATTGGAGATGGGCAAGTAGGTGTAACTTCTTATGTTGTTCCGAAGGGTGCTATGAAATTTTGGGAACAAAGACTAGAAAATTTCAATGTATCCTACACTAAAATGGAACGTTTTGGTGAACAGTATTTAGAATTTGATGACCCTCATGGACTTCATTTAGAGATAGTTGAGCGAGAAGAAGGAGAAGTTAATTCATGGGCGTATAGTGGGGTAACTCCTGAAGTTGCTATCAAAGGTTTCGGGGGTGCAACACTATTATCTACTCAGCCAAACAAAACAGCAGATTTGTTAGAGCATGTTATGGGCCTAGAACCTGTTGGGAAAGAAGGCGACTTTATTCGTTTTCGTTCCTCAGCAGATATCGGAAATATAATCGACTTAAAATTAACTCCTAACGGTCGCGGACAAATGGGAGTGGGAACCGTTCACCATATTGCTTGGAGAGCTGTTGATGATCAAGATCATTTGGATTGGCAAAAATATGTTGCAGAGAATGGATATGATGTTACACCGGTTCAGGATAGAAATTATTTTAACGCAATTTATTTTAGGGAACATGGAGAAATTCTATTTGAAATTGCGACTGATCCTCCAGGATTTGCGCATGATGAATCAGTACAGACAATGGGAGAACAGCTAATGTTGCCTATACGATATGAACAATATAGAAAACAACTTGAACGCAGGTTAATACCTATTCAAGTAAGAGAATTAGATTAA
- a CDS encoding alpha/beta hydrolase, which translates to MKHVFQKGKDPNKSTLLLLHGTGGSELDLLPLAGRIDDEASILSVRGNVLENGMPRFFRRLAEGVFDEADLVFRTKELNEFLDEAAEKYEFDRDNIIAIGYSNGANIAGSLLFHYQHALKGAMLHHPMVPRKGVELPDLTGKSVFIAAGTNDPICSPLESRELQDMLEKANANVELHWEDRGHQLTVEEVEAAAKWYRSL; encoded by the coding sequence ATGAAACATGTATTTCAAAAAGGCAAAGACCCAAATAAATCTACATTACTTTTGCTTCATGGTACTGGTGGTAGTGAGTTAGATTTATTACCTTTAGCCGGAAGAATTGATGATGAAGCATCTATATTAAGCGTTCGTGGGAATGTGTTGGAAAATGGAATGCCTCGTTTCTTTAGAAGACTAGCAGAAGGTGTATTTGATGAAGCAGATCTAGTGTTCCGAACAAAGGAACTCAATGAATTTCTCGATGAAGCAGCCGAAAAGTATGAATTTGATCGTGATAATATTATTGCAATTGGGTATTCTAATGGAGCGAATATCGCGGGTAGTCTATTATTTCACTATCAACATGCTTTAAAAGGTGCAATGCTTCATCACCCGATGGTACCGAGAAAAGGAGTTGAGTTACCAGATTTAACAGGAAAATCAGTCTTTATTGCTGCTGGGACAAATGATCCGATTTGTTCACCATTGGAATCACGGGAATTACAAGATATGTTAGAAAAAGCGAACGCAAATGTAGAACTTCATTGGGAAGATAGAGGTCATCAATTAACAGTAGAAGAAGTTGAAGCTGCAGCAAAATGGTATCGTAGTTTATAA
- a CDS encoding IS110 family transposase: MDVVIERACGMDVHKDNITACIMTPEGKEIQTFSTKTVFLIQLVDWIKEHNCTHVAMESTSVYWKPIVNLLEAEDIEFLVVNAQHMKAVPGRKTDVKDAEWIAKLLRHGLLKASYIPDRNQRELRELVRYRRSIIEERARQHNRIQKVLEGANIKLGSVVSDVMGVSGRDMLNAITEGEEDPEKLANFARRTMKKKKDELMLALKGYINSHQRLMLKTILKHIDFLTEQIEMLDHEVAGRVSSHQEDVERLDSIPGIATRMAEQILSEIGTDVKNQFPSAAHMCSWAGLVPGHNESAGKRKSSKTKKGNKYLRSALTEAAHSVRGSKNYLGALYRRTASRKGKKRAGIVVAHAMLRIAYYLLTRKEIYVDLGEDYFDKQRQQSIVRHSLRRLESLGYSVTLQEPEAL, translated from the coding sequence ATGGATGTAGTCATTGAAAGAGCATGCGGTATGGATGTTCATAAGGACAATATTACTGCATGTATTATGACACCAGAAGGAAAGGAGATTCAAACTTTTTCAACTAAAACTGTATTTCTAATACAGTTGGTTGACTGGATTAAAGAGCATAACTGTACCCATGTTGCCATGGAAAGCACAAGTGTTTACTGGAAGCCTATTGTTAATTTACTAGAAGCAGAAGATATTGAGTTTCTAGTTGTGAATGCCCAACATATGAAGGCAGTCCCAGGACGTAAAACTGATGTCAAAGATGCAGAATGGATTGCCAAACTTCTTCGTCATGGACTCTTAAAAGCTAGTTATATTCCTGATCGTAATCAACGAGAATTACGTGAACTAGTTCGATATCGCAGGAGTATTATTGAAGAACGAGCTAGGCAACATAATCGCATTCAAAAGGTATTAGAGGGTGCAAATATTAAGCTAGGCTCTGTGGTTTCAGACGTTATGGGCGTTTCAGGTCGGGATATGCTTAACGCTATTACCGAAGGAGAAGAGGACCCTGAAAAACTAGCAAACTTTGCTCGACGTACAATGAAAAAGAAAAAAGATGAACTAATGCTTGCCCTTAAAGGTTATATCAATTCGCATCAACGCCTAATGTTGAAAACAATTTTGAAGCATATTGATTTTTTAACTGAGCAAATCGAGATGCTCGATCACGAAGTAGCAGGAAGAGTAAGCTCCCATCAAGAAGACGTTGAACGCTTAGACTCTATCCCAGGCATAGCTACCAGAATGGCTGAGCAAATTTTATCTGAAATCGGAACAGATGTTAAAAATCAATTTCCAAGTGCAGCTCATATGTGTTCTTGGGCAGGTTTGGTTCCTGGACATAACGAAAGTGCGGGAAAAAGAAAATCATCTAAAACTAAAAAAGGAAACAAATATTTGAGGTCAGCATTAACAGAAGCAGCTCATTCTGTCAGAGGATCTAAAAACTATCTCGGAGCACTGTATCGGCGTACAGCGTCACGAAAGGGAAAGAAACGTGCAGGAATAGTAGTGGCTCATGCCATGTTGAGAATTGCTTATTATCTCTTAACCCGTAAAGAAATATATGTAGACTTAGGCGAAGACTACTTTGATAAACAGAGACAACAGTCAATTGTACGGCATTCCCTACGCAGACTTGAAAGTTTGGGATACTCAGTAACATTACAAGAACCTGAAGCATTATAA
- a CDS encoding DnaA N-terminal domain-containing protein: MSELSIYSVVIKNGDTMIFTTDMPEEEIAKIPAARLNQHQFFNYFHGHGYDMELQMIFKPNPQYFSNNTVEEFVVPTKLQKGYYEELVGNQRKEFQEHIKKIEVNPQEKKEQKRENQNGDLWKLVLHEMQKALSKPSFVTWIEGLDGRFEGDTLVISANNSFARDWVETRYVPQISKIVKGMLGQEYDIKVVCPESL, translated from the coding sequence ATGAGTGAATTATCGATTTATAGTGTTGTTATTAAGAATGGGGATACAATGATTTTTACAACCGACATGCCAGAAGAAGAAATTGCAAAAATACCAGCAGCCAGACTTAATCAGCATCAGTTTTTTAATTATTTTCATGGTCATGGATACGATATGGAACTGCAAATGATTTTTAAACCTAATCCTCAATACTTTTCAAATAATACTGTCGAAGAATTTGTTGTTCCAACTAAATTACAAAAGGGGTATTATGAAGAACTTGTAGGTAATCAGAGAAAAGAATTTCAAGAACACATAAAAAAAATCGAAGTTAACCCACAAGAGAAAAAAGAGCAGAAACGAGAAAACCAAAACGGAGATCTATGGAAACTAGTATTACACGAAATGCAAAAAGCTCTTAGTAAACCAAGCTTTGTTACATGGATTGAGGGACTAGATGGTAGATTTGAAGGAGATACATTAGTTATATCAGCTAATAACTCATTTGCTCGCGATTGGGTAGAAACACGTTATGTACCGCAAATATCAAAGATTGTTAAGGGGATGTTGGGGCAAGAATATGATATTAAGGTTGTTTGCCCTGAAAGTTTATAG